Proteins found in one Oncorhynchus gorbuscha isolate QuinsamMale2020 ecotype Even-year linkage group LG15, OgorEven_v1.0, whole genome shotgun sequence genomic segment:
- the LOC123997931 gene encoding amine sulfotransferase-like isoform X2 — protein MTTSIRTKTDPLDSTDPQVLDYMLVPHRNFNLINGVHSPDEVDQIQNWEIRDSDIFAVTYPKSGTIWMQQILTLIEAKGDVTPNTEHLNAQRVPWIELIGSEKKFNATPSPRLRVTHLQYKFMPLAIRQKRGKVIYVARNPKDVLVSYYHFHKYAAMLETPKDFNDFFEKFMEGKVFGNCWFEHIKMWYANRDNMNFLYITYEEMIKDLRSMVERMCKFLGKDLTEEQMASVVEHSTFRTMKQNPQANYETVPDSLLDHNKGTFMRKGTIGDWKNHFTVAQSERFNSVFQEKMRDLPLSFTWDINDVTSVT, from the exons ATGACAACTTCCATCCGTACAAAGACAG ATCCTTTGGATTCCACTGATCCCCAGGTTCTGGACTATATGCTGGTTCCTCACCGGAACTTCAACCTGATCAATGGGGTCCACTCTCCCGACGAAGTCGACCAAATCCAGAACTGGGAGATCCGAGACTCAGACATATTCGCCGTCACTTATCCCAAGTCAG GGACGATCTGGATGCAGCAGATTCTGACTCTGATAGAAGCCAAAGGTGACGTCACTCCAAACACAGAGCATCTCAACGCGCAGCGCGTCCCATGGATCGAGCTGATTGGCAGTGAGAAGAAGTTTAACGCTACCCCTTCCCCCAGGCTACGGGTCACCCACCTGCAGTACAAGTTCATGCCTCTCGCCATCAGACAAAAGAGGGGAAAG GTGATCTATGTGGCCAGAAACCCTAAGGATGTTCTTGTGTCCTACTACCATTTCCACAAATATGCAGCCATGCTGGAGACACCGAAGGACTTCAATGATTTCTTTGAGAAATTCATGGAAGGGAAAG tTTTTGGGAACTGTTGGTTTGAGCACATCAAGATGTGGTACGCTAATAGAGACAACATGAACTTCCTGTACATCACATATGAAGAGATGATCAAG gaccTGCGCTCCATGGTGGAGAGGATGTGCAAGTTTCTAGGGAAGGATTTGACAGAGGAGCAGATGGCCAGTGTGGTGGAACACAGCACCTTTAGAACCATGAAACAGAACCCACAGGCTAACTACGAGACAGTGCCCGACTCCCTGCTTGACCACAACAAGGGCACGTTTATGAGGAAAG GGACCATTGGGGACTGGAAGAACCATTTCACTGTTGCACAGAGCGAGAGGTTTAACAGTGTCTTCCAGGAGAAGATGAGGGACCTGCCCCTCTCCTTTACTTGGGACATCAATGACGTCACTAGTGTCACCTGA
- the LOC123997931 gene encoding amine sulfotransferase-like isoform X1, with product MTTSIRTKTDPLDSTDPQVLDYMLVPHRNFNLINGVHSPDEVDQIQNWEIRDSDIFAVTYPKSVSTLLGLTGTIWMQQILTLIEAKGDVTPNTEHLNAQRVPWIELIGSEKKFNATPSPRLRVTHLQYKFMPLAIRQKRGKVIYVARNPKDVLVSYYHFHKYAAMLETPKDFNDFFEKFMEGKVFGNCWFEHIKMWYANRDNMNFLYITYEEMIKDLRSMVERMCKFLGKDLTEEQMASVVEHSTFRTMKQNPQANYETVPDSLLDHNKGTFMRKGTIGDWKNHFTVAQSERFNSVFQEKMRDLPLSFTWDINDVTSVT from the exons ATGACAACTTCCATCCGTACAAAGACAG ATCCTTTGGATTCCACTGATCCCCAGGTTCTGGACTATATGCTGGTTCCTCACCGGAACTTCAACCTGATCAATGGGGTCCACTCTCCCGACGAAGTCGACCAAATCCAGAACTGGGAGATCCGAGACTCAGACATATTCGCCGTCACTTATCCCAAGTCAG TGTCCACTCTGCTGGGATTGACAGGGACGATCTGGATGCAGCAGATTCTGACTCTGATAGAAGCCAAAGGTGACGTCACTCCAAACACAGAGCATCTCAACGCGCAGCGCGTCCCATGGATCGAGCTGATTGGCAGTGAGAAGAAGTTTAACGCTACCCCTTCCCCCAGGCTACGGGTCACCCACCTGCAGTACAAGTTCATGCCTCTCGCCATCAGACAAAAGAGGGGAAAG GTGATCTATGTGGCCAGAAACCCTAAGGATGTTCTTGTGTCCTACTACCATTTCCACAAATATGCAGCCATGCTGGAGACACCGAAGGACTTCAATGATTTCTTTGAGAAATTCATGGAAGGGAAAG tTTTTGGGAACTGTTGGTTTGAGCACATCAAGATGTGGTACGCTAATAGAGACAACATGAACTTCCTGTACATCACATATGAAGAGATGATCAAG gaccTGCGCTCCATGGTGGAGAGGATGTGCAAGTTTCTAGGGAAGGATTTGACAGAGGAGCAGATGGCCAGTGTGGTGGAACACAGCACCTTTAGAACCATGAAACAGAACCCACAGGCTAACTACGAGACAGTGCCCGACTCCCTGCTTGACCACAACAAGGGCACGTTTATGAGGAAAG GGACCATTGGGGACTGGAAGAACCATTTCACTGTTGCACAGAGCGAGAGGTTTAACAGTGTCTTCCAGGAGAAGATGAGGGACCTGCCCCTCTCCTTTACTTGGGACATCAATGACGTCACTAGTGTCACCTGA
- the LOC123997931 gene encoding amine sulfotransferase-like isoform X3 encodes MLVPHRNFNLINGVHSPDEVDQIQNWEIRDSDIFAVTYPKSVSTLLGLTGTIWMQQILTLIEAKGDVTPNTEHLNAQRVPWIELIGSEKKFNATPSPRLRVTHLQYKFMPLAIRQKRGKVIYVARNPKDVLVSYYHFHKYAAMLETPKDFNDFFEKFMEGKVFGNCWFEHIKMWYANRDNMNFLYITYEEMIKDLRSMVERMCKFLGKDLTEEQMASVVEHSTFRTMKQNPQANYETVPDSLLDHNKGTFMRKGTIGDWKNHFTVAQSERFNSVFQEKMRDLPLSFTWDINDVTSVT; translated from the exons ATGCTGGTTCCTCACCGGAACTTCAACCTGATCAATGGGGTCCACTCTCCCGACGAAGTCGACCAAATCCAGAACTGGGAGATCCGAGACTCAGACATATTCGCCGTCACTTATCCCAAGTCAG TGTCCACTCTGCTGGGATTGACAGGGACGATCTGGATGCAGCAGATTCTGACTCTGATAGAAGCCAAAGGTGACGTCACTCCAAACACAGAGCATCTCAACGCGCAGCGCGTCCCATGGATCGAGCTGATTGGCAGTGAGAAGAAGTTTAACGCTACCCCTTCCCCCAGGCTACGGGTCACCCACCTGCAGTACAAGTTCATGCCTCTCGCCATCAGACAAAAGAGGGGAAAG GTGATCTATGTGGCCAGAAACCCTAAGGATGTTCTTGTGTCCTACTACCATTTCCACAAATATGCAGCCATGCTGGAGACACCGAAGGACTTCAATGATTTCTTTGAGAAATTCATGGAAGGGAAAG tTTTTGGGAACTGTTGGTTTGAGCACATCAAGATGTGGTACGCTAATAGAGACAACATGAACTTCCTGTACATCACATATGAAGAGATGATCAAG gaccTGCGCTCCATGGTGGAGAGGATGTGCAAGTTTCTAGGGAAGGATTTGACAGAGGAGCAGATGGCCAGTGTGGTGGAACACAGCACCTTTAGAACCATGAAACAGAACCCACAGGCTAACTACGAGACAGTGCCCGACTCCCTGCTTGACCACAACAAGGGCACGTTTATGAGGAAAG GGACCATTGGGGACTGGAAGAACCATTTCACTGTTGCACAGAGCGAGAGGTTTAACAGTGTCTTCCAGGAGAAGATGAGGGACCTGCCCCTCTCCTTTACTTGGGACATCAATGACGTCACTAGTGTCACCTGA